The sequence CGCCGCGATGGGGGAGATGATCAGCAACATCGCCCACCAGTGGCGGCAGCCTCTGAACACCCTCGGGCTGCTGATGACCGATATGTCGGTCAAGATGATGATGAACAGAGGCAAAGCGCTTGAGAGCGATTTTGAACTCTTCCAGTCCAACTGCAGCGAGATCATCCAGTACCTCTCCGATACCATCGACGACTTCCGTTTTTACTACCAGGAGAAGAACGGCGACAACACCTTTTGCATGAAAGACCTGGAAACATCGCTGCAGAATCTTGTCAAAAGCTCCATTATGGGCAACCGCATCCGCTATGAGACCGATCTTGAAAATATCCGGATCGGCGGATACCTGAACAACCTCAAACAGGCGCTGATCAACCTCTATTCAAACGCGGCCAACGCCATCAAGAACAACGGGGTCGAAGCGGGTGTCATCCGGTGCCGGGGGGCTATGGAGGGAAGCGACTATGTCATCGAGGTCTGTGACAACGGCGGCGGCATCGGCAACACGATCATCGACAAGGTGTTCGACCCCTATTTTACGACCAGGCACAAAAGCCAGGGGACCGGGCTGGGGCTCTACATGACGAAGCAGATCATCGAGCAGAAGTTCAACGGGTCGATCGCGGTGACAAATGACGAACAGGGTGCCCGCTTTACGATCCGCATCCCCACAGCCGCGGGAGCATGCTGATCTTCTCCTTCTCTTGTCGGTTTACATTCATTTACGCCGCGGATACACGGGTTTGAGAAATCTGACGTATAATGGTCCTATTAAACCGGGAGGGAGAAGATGAAAAACTATTCACTGCAACTGCGCGTCTGGCACTGGGCCAACGCCGTCGTCGTTTTGGGACTGCTGGGGACCTTTTTCCTGCGCAAGACCTTTCTGAGCTGGCATACGAATTCGCAGATCCTGCTGGACAAGCTGGCCGGGTTCGGCATCACGGTGACGACGGACCAGGCGGCCGCCCTTGCCAAGGCGGTCCGCGCGCCGATGTGGGAGTGGCACATCATCCTCGGCTACGTTTTCGCCGGCCTCGTCCTGTGGCGGCTGGTGATGATTGTCAAAGAGGGGTTCGGCTACGCGCCGGAGAATAGCCACATGGCGTGGGTCTATAGAGGCTACAAGGTGATCTATGCCGTGATGGCGTTTATGGCCGTCAGCGGGCTGGTCATCCACTTTTACAAGGATATCGGTCTGGCCAAGGACATTGCGGGGTCCGTCAAAGAGCTGCACGAACTTGTCGCCTGGGCCATTGTCGCCTTTGTCGCCCTGCATATCGTCGGGGTCTTCGTCGCCGACAACCGCGACCAGAAGGGGATCACCTCGAAGATGATCTCGGGCTGAGTCCGGCCCCTAGGCGCAGTGCGTTTCCAAAAAGCGCAGCAGTGCGCTGTTGAACGCCTCGGGGTTCTCGAGGTTGCTCAGGTGCCCCGCACCCTCGATGATGACGAGTTCGGCATGCGGGAGGGCGTTGTGCATGTAGACGGAGGCTTCGGGCGGGGCGATCCTGTCCGCTTCGCCGACGAGGATAAGGACGGGGAGGGTAAGCTGGAAAAGCTTGCTGCAGGTTTCGTCGCGTTCGCGCATGGCGCGCAGGGAGCGGACGAGGGTGTGCGGGGGCGTTGAGATGATCATCTCCCTGACCGCATCCACCGTCCCGGGC is a genomic window of Sulfurimonas sp. HSL1-2 containing:
- a CDS encoding cytochrome b/b6 domain-containing protein, producing the protein MKNYSLQLRVWHWANAVVVLGLLGTFFLRKTFLSWHTNSQILLDKLAGFGITVTTDQAAALAKAVRAPMWEWHIILGYVFAGLVLWRLVMIVKEGFGYAPENSHMAWVYRGYKVIYAVMAFMAVSGLVIHFYKDIGLAKDIAGSVKELHELVAWAIVAFVALHIVGVFVADNRDQKGITSKMISG